CGGGTGCGCCAATCTCGCTCACCTTTACTCTTGGGCTGGTGTTTGCCTTGCTCAATACGGCTGCCGCTACGGACTGATATGCCGGCAATCTCGGCTGACTCATTTTGATTGCAGCCGACCTCTCGTGCTTTCTTGTACACTTGCACTTGATATTGTTTTATATATTGACCTGACACTGCTGACGTTCCACTTTCCTGTTTGAACGTCTTTAGTGTCTTTCTTTTTTCCCGTTTTGATCTCTTTTTTTCTAGTTGACGCCTACCTCCACTTGCGATCTCATATCCTTGCTGGCGATCATCTTTTTATGCCAAGTAATCGTCATCCAGACGCCAAGGTAATTGTCGCCTAACAGCGATGGCAGATATCGCCGATCAACACAAAGACATAGAGTTTGGTGCTTCTGACTACATTGTTAAACCATTTAGACAACAAGAAGTGCTCACTAAGATCAAGACCCAACTCCAAATTAGCCGTTTGCCGCACTGAAGCCAGGGATTTGCTTGAGTTTGGCTAAAATCCTGGATTTACCTTGACCATCAATTAGCCTCTGGCCATTCTTACTCATTACCAATCGCTGTTGTGGATCACGCCAAAGCCGATCGATCGCCATCGCTATCTGTGCAGGCGTAATTTGTTGATGCCAACCCAAATTAATGCTAACGCCAAGTTCAGCTAGTTTAGCTGCGATCAACCGCTGATTTTCTGCCGTTACGATCAAAATTGCCGGCAACCCCATAAACGCCAACTCCCAGCAAGTTGAACCAGCCGCCGCGATTGCCAGATCGGCATTAGCAATCAAGTGGGCCATTTGGGTAGCATTCTGAATCAATTCAATCTTGAGATTTTTATGGCTGGGGGCGGAGGTTAACTGGGCGATCGCATGTTTGAGTTGCTCTGCATAGCGATAACCGGCTCCTATCACTACGGTTACTTTAAGCACCGATGCTACCGATGCTGCCAATGATTGAGTTTGCCTAACCATTGCCAATGCTTGTACCACTTTCAAGGTCACATTATCTGGATCAGAGCCGCCCAGGGTAATTAGCAGTTGGGAAATATTTAGATCCAGCGATCGCTGCCAATATTGCCAGGTCGCAAACTCTTGCCGCAGCAATGCATAATTACTACCCAATAGCAGTTTAGTATCTGGGTGGCGATCGCTATACCAGGCAGGCTCCGCCGACACATTCTGATTCAGCACCAGATCCGCCCAATAGTAGGATAAATGGCCATAGTCATCAAAGTACAAAAACCTGATTGCAGCACTTTTGATCGCCCTTTGGTAGGTGGGCTTAAAATCATAGCCATCCAGAATTAACCAATCGATTTGGAGTTGTTGAGCCAAGTCGATCGTTTGCTTGCTATCTTCTAAATCGCCAATCGTAGCCCGCAAGTGCTTTACTTGAAAATTTTGGTCTAGCAAGCGCTGTTCCAGAGCTGGAAGCAGTTCCACCACCACAAAAACAATCAGATCGGCGATCGGCTGGAGCGCTTGCACCAATGCCAAAGTACGCATCAGATGCCCGGTGCCAATTGTTTGACTCGCATCCACCCGCACTAAGAAACGCATTTACAGCTTTCTCTCACCTCATTGCTCACTAAGCCCAACAACTAAATAATATGCCTAGCCAACATAAATGCTTCTGCCGCTGCCACCCCAACATTCGCACCACGCCAGCGTGCTAAATGCTCAATCGTATCAATCGATCGCGCATGGGGAAACTCTCGCATTTCCATATGATAAGCCACCAGAGCAGCTAATTTAGTATCCAGCGTCTCGGTAATATCCACATACCAATTGGGCAGAAAACTTGGTGGTACTTGCCACTCAGTGCTAGAAGCTACTTCAAAACAAAGGATTGTTTTCACCACCCCACGGGGCAATGGCCGAGCCGCCGTGATTACGGCTTGATAAGCATACTGATGGTCAATATTGAGATCGCCGCCGTGATGGGTATAAATCAGTTCTGGTTGGATTTGATCAATTTTTTGCTCTACCACCTTCACTACATCTAAGCGATCGCAATGATCAAGGCGGTTATCGGGGAAATCATGGAGTTGCGTAGAATGGGCCCCAACAATCTGACGGGCTTGCTGGGCAGCGGTCGCTAAGGCCGACATTTCTTCCTGACGCTTAGCAACAAACCGCTGCGGATCTCGACTGGTCGCACCCTCTGCCAAAATTAGGATATGTACCTGGTCACCGACCCGGGTGTGTCTAGCGATCGTGCCGCCACAACCAAGCATCTCATCATCAGGATGTGCCGCTACTACTAGTATATTCATCGGTTAATTGATATATCTGCA
The sequence above is a segment of the Pseudanabaena sp. PCC 7367 genome. Coding sequences within it:
- the pseG gene encoding UDP-2,4-diacetamido-2,4,6-trideoxy-beta-L-altropyranose hydrolase gives rise to the protein MRFLVRVDASQTIGTGHLMRTLALVQALQPIADLIVFVVVELLPALEQRLLDQNFQVKHLRATIGDLEDSKQTIDLAQQLQIDWLILDGYDFKPTYQRAIKSAAIRFLYFDDYGHLSYYWADLVLNQNVSAEPAWYSDRHPDTKLLLGSNYALLRQEFATWQYWQRSLDLNISQLLITLGGSDPDNVTLKVVQALAMVRQTQSLAASVASVLKVTVVIGAGYRYAEQLKHAIAQLTSAPSHKNLKIELIQNATQMAHLIANADLAIAAAGSTCWELAFMGLPAILIVTAENQRLIAAKLAELGVSINLGWHQQITPAQIAMAIDRLWRDPQQRLVMSKNGQRLIDGQGKSRILAKLKQIPGFSAANG
- a CDS encoding PIG-L deacetylase family protein encodes the protein MNILVVAAHPDDEMLGCGGTIARHTRVGDQVHILILAEGATSRDPQRFVAKRQEEMSALATAAQQARQIVGAHSTQLHDFPDNRLDHCDRLDVVKVVEQKIDQIQPELIYTHHGGDLNIDHQYAYQAVITAARPLPRGVVKTILCFEVASSTEWQVPPSFLPNWYVDITETLDTKLAALVAYHMEMREFPHARSIDTIEHLARWRGANVGVAAAEAFMLARHII